In Mycobacterium sp. 050128, one genomic interval encodes:
- the purB gene encoding adenylosuccinate lyase encodes MSIPNVLAARYASAEMVGIWSPEAKVVAERRLWLAVLRAQTELGVPLPEEAVADYERVLEDVDLASIAARERVLRHDVKARIEEFNALAGHEHVHKGMTSRDLTENVEQLQIRRSLELVFSHGVAVVARLAERAVAYRDLVMAGRSHNVAAQATTLGKRFASAAQETLVALTRLRELIDRYPLRGIKGPMGTSQDMLDLLGGDPVKLSELERRIAEFLGFATVLTSVGQVYPRSLDHDVLSALVQLGAGPSSMAHTIRLMAGHELVTEGFAEGQVGSSAMPHKMNTRSCERVNGLQVVLRGYASMAAELAGAQWNEGDVFCSVVRRVALPDSFFAIDGQIETFLTVLDEFGAYPAVVERELDRYLPFLATTKVLIAAVRAGMGREAAHHVIREHAVATALAMRERGAEPDLLDRLAADERLPLDRAALDAALADKKAFTGAAGDQVDEIAAMVDSLVGRYPDAAKYAPGAIL; translated from the coding sequence GTGAGCATTCCGAATGTGCTGGCCGCCCGGTACGCCAGCGCGGAGATGGTCGGGATCTGGTCGCCGGAGGCCAAGGTCGTCGCGGAGCGGCGGCTGTGGCTGGCCGTGTTGCGGGCCCAAACGGAACTCGGTGTTCCCCTGCCCGAGGAAGCGGTCGCCGACTACGAGCGGGTGCTCGAGGATGTGGACCTGGCTTCGATCGCGGCACGCGAACGAGTACTGCGCCACGACGTCAAGGCCCGCATCGAGGAATTCAACGCGCTGGCCGGTCACGAGCATGTGCACAAGGGGATGACCAGTCGCGATCTGACCGAGAACGTCGAGCAGCTGCAGATCCGACGGTCGCTGGAACTGGTTTTCTCCCATGGGGTGGCGGTGGTCGCGCGGCTTGCCGAGCGCGCGGTGGCCTATCGCGATCTGGTGATGGCCGGACGCAGCCACAACGTCGCCGCGCAGGCCACCACGCTGGGCAAGCGGTTCGCGTCCGCGGCCCAGGAGACGCTGGTGGCGTTGACCAGGCTGCGCGAGTTGATCGACCGTTACCCGCTGCGCGGGATCAAGGGACCGATGGGTACCTCGCAGGACATGCTCGACCTGCTCGGCGGCGACCCGGTCAAGCTGAGCGAGCTCGAGCGGCGCATTGCTGAATTCCTAGGTTTTGCAACGGTTCTGACCAGCGTCGGACAGGTGTATCCGCGGTCGCTGGACCACGACGTGCTCTCCGCGCTGGTGCAGCTGGGTGCCGGACCGTCGTCGATGGCCCACACCATCCGGCTGATGGCCGGGCACGAACTCGTGACCGAAGGGTTCGCGGAGGGGCAGGTCGGTTCCTCCGCGATGCCGCACAAGATGAACACGCGCAGCTGCGAACGGGTCAACGGGTTGCAGGTCGTGCTGCGTGGGTATGCCTCGATGGCCGCCGAGCTGGCTGGCGCGCAGTGGAACGAGGGTGACGTCTTCTGCTCGGTGGTACGCCGAGTTGCCTTGCCGGACAGCTTCTTTGCGATCGACGGCCAGATCGAGACGTTCTTGACGGTGCTCGACGAGTTCGGCGCCTACCCGGCGGTGGTTGAGCGGGAGCTGGATCGCTACTTGCCGTTCCTGGCCACCACCAAGGTGTTGATCGCGGCGGTGCGGGCCGGCATGGGGCGCGAGGCCGCGCATCACGTGATCCGCGAACACGCGGTGGCAACGGCATTGGCGATGCGGGAACGCGGTGCCGAGCCCGATCTGCTGGACCGGTTGGCCGCCGACGAGCGCCTGCCGCTGGATCGTGCGGCGCTCGATGCCGCGCTGGCGGACAAGAAAGCCTTCACCGGCGCCGCCGGCGATCAGGTCGATGAGATTGCCGCGATGGTTGATTCGCTGGTGGGCCGCTATCCGGACGCGGCCAAATACGCTCCGGGTGCGATCCTGTGA
- a CDS encoding cytochrome P450 gives MTLAGALSGIDLTDLDNFANGFPHELFAVHRREAPVYWHEPTDNTPDGEGFWSVATYAETLAVLKDPATYSSVTGGARPFGGTLLQDLSIAGQVLNMMDDPRHSQIRRLVSSGLTPRMISAVENDLRSRARRLLNDVVPGEPFDFLVDIAAELPMQMICILLGVPESERHWLFEAIEPQFDFGGSRKASLSQLSASERDAAAGSRMYNYGQELIASKRADPTDDMLSVVANATVDEVDGPVPSDLEVYLFFSLLFSAGAETTRNAVAGGLLSLAEHPDQLRALRTDFGLLPTAVEEMVRWTSPSPSKRRTATRDVVLGGQSIEAGQKVQIWEGSANRDASVFDRADEFDIARKPNPHLGFGQGVHYCLGANLARLELRVLYEELLSRFGAVRVVAPVEWTRSNRHTGIRHLVVELLEES, from the coding sequence GTGACCCTCGCCGGCGCGCTCTCGGGGATCGACCTCACCGATCTGGACAACTTCGCCAACGGTTTTCCGCATGAGTTGTTCGCCGTGCACCGCCGCGAGGCGCCGGTCTACTGGCACGAGCCGACCGACAACACCCCGGATGGCGAGGGCTTCTGGTCCGTTGCGACGTACGCGGAAACCCTTGCCGTGTTGAAGGATCCGGCGACATATTCATCGGTGACCGGCGGGGCTCGGCCGTTCGGCGGTACGCTGTTACAGGACCTGTCCATCGCGGGCCAGGTGCTCAACATGATGGACGACCCGCGGCATTCTCAGATTCGGCGGCTGGTCAGCTCCGGGCTGACACCGCGGATGATCTCCGCTGTCGAGAACGATTTGCGATCCCGGGCCCGACGCCTGCTCAACGACGTGGTACCCGGCGAACCGTTCGACTTCCTCGTCGACATTGCCGCCGAACTGCCGATGCAGATGATCTGCATCCTGCTCGGAGTGCCTGAATCCGAACGGCATTGGCTGTTCGAGGCCATCGAGCCGCAGTTCGACTTCGGTGGCTCGCGCAAAGCTTCGCTTTCGCAGTTGTCCGCCTCCGAAAGAGACGCCGCGGCCGGGTCGCGGATGTACAACTACGGCCAAGAGCTGATCGCCTCGAAACGCGCCGATCCGACCGACGACATGCTGTCGGTGGTCGCCAACGCGACGGTCGACGAGGTGGACGGGCCGGTCCCGTCCGATCTCGAGGTATATCTGTTCTTCAGCCTGCTGTTCAGCGCCGGCGCGGAGACGACCCGCAACGCCGTCGCGGGCGGGCTGCTCTCGCTGGCCGAGCATCCGGACCAATTGCGGGCGCTGCGGACGGATTTCGGCCTGCTGCCGACGGCGGTCGAGGAGATGGTGCGGTGGACATCACCGTCGCCGTCCAAGCGGCGCACCGCCACCCGCGATGTCGTCCTCGGCGGTCAGTCGATCGAAGCCGGACAGAAGGTCCAGATCTGGGAGGGCTCGGCAAATCGCGACGCCAGTGTCTTCGACCGGGCTGACGAGTTCGATATCGCACGAAAACCCAATCCGCACTTGGGTTTCGGTCAAGGTGTGCACTACTGCCTGGGAGCCAATCTGGCACGCCTGGAGTTGCGCGTCCTGTACGAAGAGCTGCTGTCGCGCTTCGGCGCCGTGCGGGTGGTGGCGCCCGTCGAATGGACGCGAAGCAACCGCCACACCGGCATCCGGCATTTGGTCGTGGAGCTGCTAGAGGAATCGTGA
- a CDS encoding phosphoribosylaminoimidazolesuccinocarboxamide synthase produces MRPALSDYQHLASGKVRELYRVDEEHLLLVASDRISAFDFVLDSTIPDKGRILTAMSVFFFGLVSGLTGAPNHLAGPPDDPRIPDEVLGRALVVRQLEMMPVECVARGYLTGSGLLDYQATGKVCGITLPPGLVEASKFAQPLFTPATKAALGDHDENIAFDRVIEMMGAVRANELRDRTLQIYVQAADHALTRGIIIADTKFEFGTDRDGNLLLADEIFTPDSSRYWPAEDYRVGVVQTSFDKQFVRNWLTSPASGWDRHGTEPPPPLPDDIIAATRDRYINAYERISGLSFGDWIGPAA; encoded by the coding sequence ATGCGCCCTGCACTGTCCGACTATCAGCATTTGGCCAGCGGCAAGGTCCGCGAGCTGTATCGCGTCGACGAAGAGCACCTGCTGCTGGTCGCCAGCGACCGGATCTCGGCGTTCGACTTCGTCCTGGACAGTACGATCCCGGACAAGGGCCGCATCCTGACCGCGATGAGTGTGTTCTTCTTCGGCCTCGTCTCGGGGCTAACGGGAGCCCCCAACCATCTGGCCGGCCCACCCGATGACCCACGCATCCCGGACGAGGTGCTGGGCCGCGCGCTGGTGGTGCGCCAGCTGGAGATGATGCCGGTGGAATGTGTGGCCCGTGGGTATCTGACCGGCTCGGGATTGCTGGACTATCAGGCGACCGGCAAGGTCTGCGGCATCACGCTGCCGCCGGGGCTGGTCGAGGCCAGCAAGTTCGCCCAGCCGCTGTTCACCCCGGCCACCAAAGCCGCACTGGGGGATCACGACGAGAACATCGCCTTCGACCGGGTGATCGAGATGATGGGTGCGGTACGCGCCAACGAGCTGCGCGACCGCACGCTGCAGATCTATGTGCAGGCCGCCGATCATGCCTTGACGAGGGGAATCATCATCGCCGACACCAAGTTCGAGTTCGGCACCGACCGTGACGGCAACCTGCTGCTGGCCGATGAGATCTTCACACCGGACTCCTCGCGGTACTGGCCTGCCGAGGATTACCGCGTCGGGGTGGTTCAGACCAGTTTCGACAAGCAGTTCGTCCGCAATTGGCTCACCAGTCCCGCATCCGGCTGGGACCGTCACGGAACGGAACCGCCACCACCGTTGCCGGACGACATCATCGCCGCCACACGCGACCGTTATATCAATGCTTACGAACGGATTTCCGGCTTGAGCTTCGGTGACTGGATCGGCCCCGCCGCATGA
- a CDS encoding S9 family peptidase produces MTAAGTPPVAKRIDTTREHHGDVFIDPYEWLREKSNPEVISYLEAENDYVDQALAHLEPLRQKIFDEIKARTKETDLSVPTRQGDWWYYSRTFEGKQYRVQCRCPVSNPDDWDPPALDENTEIPGEQVLLDSNEEADGHDFFALGAALVSLDANLLAYSVDVIGDERYTLRFKDLRTGEKYPDEIADIAGGVTWAADNRTVYYLTLDDAHRPDKVWRYRLGSKEPSELVYHEADERFWLGAGLSRSEAYVFIASGSSVTSEMRYADAADPQAEFTVVLPRREGVEYSVEHAVVGGQDRFLILHNDGAVNFTLTEAPVSDPTQQRTLVAHRDDVRLEAADAFAGHLVISYRRAALPRIQLWPIGSDGEYGEPEEIAFDSELMSSGLGGNPNWVSPKLRIRAGSLVTPLRVYDVDLGTGERTLLREQPVLGDYRPSDYVERRDWAVASDGTRIPVSIVHRAGLEFPAPTLIYGYGAYEICTDPAFSIARLSLLDRGMVFVIAHVRGGGEMGRLWYEHGKLLEKKNTFTDFVAAAQHLVDSGVTRPRELVALGGSAGGLLMGAVANLAPDLFAGILAQVPFVDPLTTILDPSLPLTVTEWDEWGNPLSDSEVYAYMKSYSPYENVETKNYPAILAMTSLNDTRVYYVEPAKWVAALRYANPDGNPVLLKTQMAAGHGGVSGRYRGWQETAFQYAWLLAAADGDRHGGGEEDDLGGDAQG; encoded by the coding sequence ATGACGGCGGCCGGTACCCCGCCCGTCGCGAAGCGGATCGACACCACACGCGAGCACCACGGCGATGTGTTCATCGATCCGTACGAGTGGCTGCGCGAGAAGTCGAATCCGGAAGTCATTTCTTACCTCGAGGCCGAGAATGACTACGTCGACCAGGCCCTTGCCCACCTGGAACCGCTGCGGCAAAAGATCTTCGATGAGATCAAGGCGCGCACCAAGGAAACCGACTTGTCGGTGCCGACCAGGCAAGGCGACTGGTGGTACTACTCGCGCACCTTCGAGGGAAAGCAGTATCGCGTCCAATGTCGTTGTCCGGTATCGAATCCCGATGACTGGGACCCGCCGGCTCTGGACGAGAACACCGAAATACCGGGCGAGCAGGTTCTGCTCGATTCGAACGAAGAGGCCGACGGGCACGACTTCTTCGCCCTGGGCGCCGCGCTGGTCAGCCTGGACGCTAATCTGCTCGCTTATTCCGTCGACGTCATCGGCGACGAACGGTACACGCTGCGGTTCAAGGACTTACGGACAGGCGAGAAGTATCCCGACGAAATCGCCGACATCGCGGGCGGAGTGACGTGGGCGGCCGACAACCGGACCGTGTACTACCTGACCCTGGACGACGCCCACCGCCCGGACAAGGTGTGGCGGTATCGGCTGGGCTCGAAAGAGCCGTCGGAACTGGTGTATCACGAAGCAGACGAGCGGTTTTGGCTTGGGGCGGGACTGAGCCGAAGTGAGGCGTATGTGTTCATCGCCTCGGGTTCGTCGGTCACATCCGAGATGCGCTACGCCGACGCCGCCGACCCGCAGGCCGAGTTCACCGTCGTGCTACCGCGCCGTGAAGGCGTCGAATACTCGGTGGAGCATGCCGTGGTCGGAGGACAGGATCGCTTCCTGATCCTGCACAACGACGGCGCGGTGAACTTCACGCTCACCGAGGCCCCGGTCAGCGATCCCACGCAGCAGCGCACTCTGGTTGCGCACCGCGACGACGTTCGGCTCGAAGCCGCGGACGCGTTTGCCGGTCACCTGGTGATCAGTTACCGGCGTGCAGCGTTGCCACGAATCCAGTTGTGGCCCATCGGTTCTGATGGCGAGTACGGCGAGCCCGAAGAGATCGCATTCGATTCGGAACTGATGTCGTCGGGCCTGGGCGGCAATCCGAACTGGGTTTCGCCCAAGCTGCGGATCAGGGCGGGGTCTCTCGTCACGCCATTGCGGGTCTACGACGTCGACCTGGGTACCGGCGAGCGCACCTTGTTGCGTGAGCAGCCCGTACTCGGTGACTACCGGCCAAGCGACTACGTCGAGCGGCGCGACTGGGCGGTCGCCTCCGACGGTACCCGCATCCCCGTTTCGATCGTGCACCGTGCCGGCCTCGAATTCCCCGCGCCCACCCTCATCTACGGGTACGGCGCCTACGAGATATGCACGGATCCGGCCTTTTCCATCGCTCGGTTGTCGCTGCTGGACCGGGGAATGGTGTTCGTCATCGCCCACGTCCGTGGCGGGGGAGAGATGGGCCGGCTGTGGTACGAGCACGGAAAGCTGCTGGAGAAGAAGAACACATTCACCGACTTCGTCGCGGCGGCACAGCATTTGGTGGACTCGGGAGTAACCCGTCCGCGCGAGTTGGTGGCATTGGGCGGCAGTGCGGGTGGGCTGCTGATGGGTGCGGTGGCCAACCTGGCGCCGGATCTGTTCGCCGGGATCCTCGCTCAGGTCCCGTTCGTCGATCCGCTGACCACGATCCTGGATCCCTCGCTGCCGTTGACCGTCACCGAGTGGGACGAATGGGGAAATCCCTTGAGCGACAGCGAAGTCTACGCGTACATGAAGTCGTACTCGCCCTACGAGAACGTTGAGACGAAGAACTATCCCGCCATTCTGGCCATGACCTCGCTGAACGACACCAGGGTCTACTACGTGGAGCCGGCCAAATGGGTTGCGGCCCTGAGGTACGCCAACCCCGACGGCAACCCGGTGCTGCTCAAGACACAGATGGCGGCGGGTCACGGCGGCGTCAGTGGTCGCTATCGCGGATGGCAGGAGACCGCATTTCAATACGCGTGGCTGCTAGCCGCTGCCGACGGCGACCGCCACGGCGGCGGCGAGGAAGACGATCTCGGCGGCGATGCGCAGGGGTAG
- a CDS encoding DoxX family protein: protein MAPLITLLLGSIVAWIAGRLGVGYLAGWTAAIAAGLAAMFVLTGIAHFAPPLRRDLIAIVPPRLPAPGLLVTVTGVLELLGAAGLLLPGTRTAAAVCLLLLMLAMFPANVYASRMPRPPQSMTTQLPLRIAAEIVFLAAAVAVAVGSG from the coding sequence ATGGCTCCGCTGATCACCCTGCTGCTGGGCAGCATCGTCGCCTGGATCGCCGGCCGGCTCGGCGTCGGTTACCTCGCCGGGTGGACCGCGGCCATCGCCGCCGGACTGGCCGCGATGTTCGTTCTGACCGGGATCGCGCACTTCGCACCGCCGCTGCGTCGCGACCTGATCGCCATCGTGCCGCCGCGGCTGCCCGCGCCCGGCCTGCTCGTCACCGTCACCGGCGTGCTGGAGTTGCTGGGCGCGGCGGGACTGCTGCTTCCCGGCACCCGGACCGCGGCGGCGGTGTGCCTCCTGCTGCTGATGCTGGCCATGTTCCCGGCCAACGTCTACGCGTCCCGGATGCCCCGTCCACCCCAGTCGATGACGACGCAGCTACCCCTGCGCATCGCCGCCGAGATCGTCTTCCTCGCCGCCGCCGTGGCGGTCGCCGTCGGCAGCGGCTAG
- a CDS encoding TetR/AcrR family transcriptional regulator — MDRPNYHHGDLRAVILSEAARLVAQRGADGVSLRELARSAGVSHAAPAHHFVDRRGLFTALAAQGFRLLAEALTAARGRFADAALAYVRFAIDHPGHYQVMFDKSLLDVTDTELAAAEAAAGAELSRGVATLRDVHAQADPAGAQLAAWSLVHGFSTLWLNDAVNAQVKQTDPMETVLRIATMLFEG; from the coding sequence ATGGACCGTCCGAATTACCACCACGGCGACCTGCGCGCGGTGATCCTGAGCGAGGCCGCGCGCCTGGTGGCGCAGCGTGGCGCGGACGGGGTGTCGTTGCGCGAGCTGGCCCGCAGCGCGGGCGTGTCACATGCCGCTCCGGCCCACCACTTCGTCGATCGTCGTGGGCTGTTCACCGCGCTGGCCGCGCAGGGGTTTCGGTTGCTGGCCGAGGCGCTGACCGCCGCGCGGGGTCGCTTCGCCGATGCGGCCCTGGCCTACGTGCGGTTCGCGATCGACCATCCCGGCCACTATCAGGTGATGTTCGACAAGTCGCTGCTGGACGTCACGGACACCGAACTGGCCGCTGCGGAAGCAGCTGCCGGTGCCGAGCTGTCGCGGGGCGTGGCGACCCTGCGCGACGTCCATGCGCAGGCTGACCCCGCGGGCGCGCAGTTGGCGGCATGGTCACTGGTGCATGGGTTTTCGACGCTTTGGCTCAACGATGCGGTCAATGCTCAGGTCAAGCAGACCGACCCGATGGAGACCGTGCTGCGGATCGCGACGATGCTGTTCGAGGGCTAA
- a CDS encoding DHA2 family efflux MFS transporter permease subunit, whose protein sequence is MLSDAMEGARSAAPNVAIPLASGGHSAAAGRDYPDKLDAKLMRVVFICGLAAVMAVLDSTVVAVAQGTFVTQFNSSQAVVAWTVAAYMLAFATVIPVTGWAADRFGTKRLFIGSVLVFMLGSLLCAISPTIMLLIAFRVVQGIGGGMLMPLSFVILTREAGPKRVGRLMAIGGIPILLGPIGGPILGGWLVGAYGWKWIFLINLPIGLVAIVLAAITFPKDRPAPAEKLDIVSVLLLPPGVTLFLAGVSSIPARGTVGNPAVLVPTIMGFLLVAAFVLHSFRTDHPLIDLRLFKNRVVTQANLALLVFGAPFVGLGLLVPSYFQVVMHQTPMQSGMHLTPVGLGAVLTMPLAGAFMDKRGPGLMVLIGLPTMAVGLGIFTYGVATEAPYQPTLLIGLAIMGLGVGCTTTPLSAAVLQALAPHQVARGTTLVTVNQQVSGSIGAALLGVILTQLFNHNETLVTANKLVAAQQQASGQRMPIEASSSAWKTMGPDFATNVTHGLSHAYTAVFVVAVAMVVLTIIPAAFLPMKRPEPAEDPEPAEALAD, encoded by the coding sequence ATGCTCAGCGACGCTATGGAAGGCGCGCGTTCCGCGGCCCCCAACGTCGCGATCCCTCTCGCCTCCGGCGGACACAGCGCCGCGGCAGGCCGCGACTATCCCGACAAGCTCGACGCCAAGCTGATGCGCGTCGTCTTCATCTGCGGGCTGGCCGCCGTGATGGCGGTGCTCGACAGCACCGTCGTCGCGGTCGCCCAAGGCACCTTCGTCACACAGTTCAATTCCAGCCAGGCGGTCGTCGCCTGGACCGTGGCGGCCTACATGCTCGCGTTTGCGACGGTCATCCCGGTAACCGGTTGGGCGGCAGACAGATTCGGAACCAAACGGCTCTTCATCGGCTCGGTCCTGGTGTTCATGCTGGGTTCGCTGCTGTGCGCGATATCGCCAACAATCATGCTGCTCATCGCCTTTCGGGTCGTCCAAGGTATCGGTGGCGGCATGTTGATGCCGCTGAGCTTCGTGATCCTGACTCGTGAGGCGGGCCCGAAGCGCGTCGGCCGGCTGATGGCGATCGGGGGAATTCCGATCCTGCTCGGTCCGATCGGCGGGCCCATCCTGGGCGGCTGGCTGGTCGGCGCCTACGGCTGGAAGTGGATTTTCCTGATCAACCTGCCGATCGGCCTGGTTGCGATCGTCCTCGCGGCAATCACCTTTCCGAAGGATCGGCCGGCCCCGGCGGAAAAACTCGACATTGTCAGCGTGCTGCTGTTGCCGCCGGGTGTCACGCTGTTTTTGGCCGGGGTCTCATCGATCCCGGCACGGGGCACGGTCGGCAATCCTGCCGTGTTGGTGCCGACGATCATGGGGTTTTTGCTCGTTGCGGCATTCGTCCTGCACTCCTTCCGCACCGACCATCCGCTGATCGACCTCCGCCTTTTCAAAAACCGCGTGGTCACCCAGGCCAATCTCGCCCTGCTGGTATTCGGTGCCCCGTTTGTCGGGCTGGGGCTGCTGGTGCCGAGTTACTTCCAAGTGGTGATGCACCAGACACCGATGCAGTCCGGGATGCATTTGACGCCGGTCGGCCTGGGCGCGGTCCTGACGATGCCGCTGGCCGGGGCATTCATGGACAAACGCGGACCCGGCCTGATGGTGCTGATCGGCCTTCCCACGATGGCGGTGGGTCTGGGCATCTTCACCTATGGCGTCGCCACGGAGGCCCCTTACCAGCCGACGCTGCTGATCGGGCTGGCGATCATGGGCCTGGGAGTCGGCTGCACCACGACGCCGCTGTCGGCGGCGGTCCTGCAGGCGCTGGCCCCGCATCAGGTCGCGCGCGGCACCACGCTGGTGACCGTCAACCAGCAGGTGAGCGGATCGATCGGCGCCGCGTTGCTGGGCGTGATCCTGACGCAGTTGTTCAACCACAACGAAACTCTGGTGACGGCGAACAAGCTGGTCGCGGCCCAACAGCAAGCCAGCGGGCAACGCATGCCGATCGAAGCCTCGTCGTCGGCATGGAAAACCATGGGCCCCGATTTCGCGACCAACGTGACGCACGGCCTCTCCCACGCCTATACGGCGGTCTTCGTGGTGGCCGTCGCGATGGTGGTGTTGACGATCATCCCGGCCGCGTTTCTTCCGATGAAGCGCCCGGAGCCCGCGGAAGACCCCGAGCCGGCCGAAGCGCTGGCCGACTGA
- a CDS encoding DHA2 family efflux MFS transporter permease subunit: MLSNAMEKARTAAGDAALPTAPAGLPGAEERVYPDKLDAPLLRISGVCLLATIMAILDVTVVTVAQRTFIAEFGSNQAVVAWTMTGYTLGLATVIPLTGWAADRFGTKRLFMGSVVAFVLGSLLCAVASTILQLIIFRIVQGVSGGMLMPLGFMIMTREAGPGRLGRLMSILSIPMLLAPIAGPILGGWLIDTSSWKWIFLINLPIGFATFILAWIVFPRDHPARSETFDVIGGLLLSPGLATFLFAVSSIPRCGTVADRRVLLPAVIGLTLIAAFVVHALRHTDHPLIDLHLFQNPVLTRANVTMLLFAGAFFGAGLLLPSYFQQVLHQTPMQAGVHLIPQGLGAMLTMRLAGPLVDRHGPGKYVLAGIAMILAGLGTFAFGVARHAGYAPTLLIALTVMGLGMGCTMMPLSVASVQALAPHQIARGTTLMSVSHQVGGSMGTALMAMILTDRFDRSPDIVAANKLAALQQQSAISGVPVDPSQIPHQSLAPGFSANLLHDLSQAYTSVFVVALVLVAFTIIPASFLPKKPAVQTAVE; encoded by the coding sequence ATGCTAAGCAACGCCATGGAGAAGGCCCGTACCGCAGCGGGCGACGCCGCGCTGCCCACCGCCCCCGCCGGGCTGCCGGGTGCCGAGGAACGTGTCTATCCGGACAAACTGGACGCCCCGCTACTGCGGATTTCCGGCGTGTGTCTGCTGGCCACCATCATGGCGATCCTGGATGTCACCGTCGTCACCGTCGCGCAGCGCACGTTCATCGCCGAGTTCGGATCCAACCAGGCCGTTGTCGCGTGGACGATGACCGGCTACACACTCGGGTTGGCGACCGTGATCCCACTGACCGGCTGGGCGGCCGACCGATTCGGCACCAAACGGCTCTTCATGGGCTCGGTAGTGGCGTTCGTGCTTGGCTCGCTGCTGTGCGCGGTGGCGTCAACGATATTGCAGCTCATCATATTTCGCATAGTGCAGGGCGTCAGTGGCGGCATGCTGATGCCGCTCGGATTCATGATCATGACGCGCGAAGCGGGCCCCGGGCGACTCGGTCGCCTGATGTCGATATTGAGCATTCCCATGTTGCTCGCTCCGATCGCCGGCCCGATCCTGGGCGGCTGGCTGATCGACACCTCCAGTTGGAAGTGGATCTTCCTGATCAATCTGCCGATCGGATTTGCCACGTTCATCCTCGCCTGGATCGTGTTCCCGCGAGATCACCCCGCGCGGTCGGAAACGTTCGACGTCATCGGCGGGCTGTTGCTCTCGCCCGGTCTGGCGACGTTCCTGTTCGCGGTGTCGTCGATCCCGCGCTGCGGAACGGTCGCCGATCGGCGCGTCTTGCTACCCGCGGTCATCGGCCTGACGTTGATCGCCGCGTTCGTCGTGCACGCATTGCGCCACACGGATCATCCACTCATCGATCTGCATCTGTTCCAGAACCCGGTCCTCACCCGGGCCAATGTGACGATGCTGCTGTTCGCCGGCGCATTCTTCGGAGCCGGTCTACTGCTGCCGAGTTATTTCCAGCAGGTGCTGCACCAGACGCCGATGCAAGCCGGCGTGCACCTGATCCCGCAGGGACTCGGCGCGATGCTGACGATGCGACTGGCCGGTCCACTCGTGGATCGGCATGGGCCGGGCAAATACGTGCTCGCCGGTATCGCGATGATCCTCGCCGGTCTGGGCACGTTCGCTTTCGGTGTGGCCAGGCATGCCGGATATGCACCGACCCTGCTGATCGCACTGACGGTCATGGGCCTGGGGATGGGGTGCACGATGATGCCGCTGTCGGTGGCGTCGGTGCAGGCGCTGGCGCCGCACCAGATTGCCCGCGGCACCACGCTGATGAGCGTCAGCCACCAGGTGGGCGGCTCGATGGGAACCGCGCTGATGGCGATGATCCTGACCGACCGATTCGACCGGAGTCCAGACATCGTCGCGGCGAACAAACTTGCGGCGCTACAGCAGCAGTCGGCAATCAGCGGCGTGCCGGTGGATCCGTCACAAATACCACATCAGTCACTCGCCCCGGGATTTTCCGCAAATCTCTTGCACGACCTTTCGCAGGCCTATACGTCCGTATTCGTGGTCGCGCTGGTATTGGTGGCATTTACCATCATTCCGGCGTCATTTCTGCCGAAAAAGCCCGCCGTTCAAACAGCCGTCGAATAG
- a CDS encoding DUF2334 domain-containing protein: MAGELIVSVSGIGERTLDDVEAFCAQMDSRKVPVSLLVAPRLSGDYRLDHDPRTVEWLTARRAGGDAIVLHGYDDAATKKRRGEFAILRAHEANLRLMAADRVLEHLGLRTRLFAAPGWTVSPGVVKALPGNGFRLLADLHGITDLVRHTSVRSRVLGIGEGFLTEPWWCRMVVLSSERIARRGGIVRVAVAARQLRKPGPLQAMLDAVDLASMHGCAPTVYRWRPDKAIRDAA; this comes from the coding sequence GTGGCTGGAGAATTGATCGTCTCGGTCTCGGGGATAGGCGAGCGCACGCTGGACGACGTCGAGGCGTTCTGTGCACAAATGGATTCCCGCAAGGTGCCGGTTTCGTTGCTGGTGGCTCCGCGGCTGTCGGGCGACTACCGGCTGGACCACGACCCGCGCACCGTCGAGTGGCTGACCGCCCGGCGCGCCGGCGGCGACGCCATCGTGCTGCACGGTTACGACGACGCCGCCACCAAGAAGCGGCGAGGCGAGTTCGCCATCCTGCGGGCACACGAGGCCAACCTTCGGCTGATGGCAGCCGACCGGGTACTCGAGCACCTCGGACTGCGTACCCGGCTCTTCGCCGCACCGGGCTGGACCGTCTCACCGGGCGTCGTTAAGGCATTGCCGGGCAACGGCTTTAGGCTGCTGGCCGATTTGCACGGGATCACCGACCTGGTCCGTCACACCAGCGTGCGCAGCCGCGTACTCGGCATCGGAGAAGGATTCCTCACCGAGCCGTGGTGGTGCCGCATGGTGGTGCTGTCCTCCGAGCGGATCGCCCGTCGCGGCGGGATCGTGCGGGTAGCGGTTGCGGCCCGCCAATTGCGCAAACCGGGGCCGCTGCAGGCGATGCTGGACGCCGTCGACCTGGCTTCGATGCACGGGTGCGCGCCGACGGTTTACCGCTGGCGTCCCGACAAGGCTATTCGCGACGCGGCCTGA